In Devosia litorisediminis, one genomic interval encodes:
- a CDS encoding ABC transporter ATP-binding protein, whose protein sequence is MSKPHLVLTDVHRHYGQGDKTVRVLEAANLSVASGELVALVAPSGAGKSTLLHLSGLLESPQSGEVELMGIKTSHLGDRGRTQLRRSTVGYVYQFHHLLPEFTALENVSMPQLIAGKSPAEADKRSMELLELLGIAARASHRPAELSGGEQQRVAIARAAANHPKVILADEPTGNLDPETSDIVFGALADLIKNEGAAALIATHNHDLARRADRIVTLKGGLVVDHTL, encoded by the coding sequence ATGAGTAAGCCACATCTGGTTCTGACCGATGTCCATCGCCATTACGGCCAGGGCGACAAGACGGTGCGGGTTCTCGAAGCTGCCAATCTGAGCGTGGCGAGCGGTGAGCTCGTTGCGCTTGTCGCGCCGTCGGGTGCGGGCAAGTCGACACTGCTGCACCTCTCAGGACTGCTGGAGAGCCCTCAGAGCGGCGAAGTGGAACTGATGGGGATCAAGACCAGCCATCTGGGCGATCGCGGTCGTACGCAGCTGCGTCGCTCCACAGTGGGTTATGTCTATCAGTTCCATCATCTGCTGCCCGAGTTCACGGCGCTGGAGAATGTTTCCATGCCGCAATTGATCGCCGGCAAGTCCCCGGCCGAGGCCGACAAGCGTTCCATGGAATTGCTGGAGCTGCTGGGGATTGCCGCGCGGGCCAGTCACCGTCCGGCGGAGTTGTCCGGCGGCGAGCAGCAGCGGGTGGCCATTGCCCGCGCCGCGGCCAATCATCCCAAGGTTATTCTTGCAGATGAGCCCACGGGCAATCTTGATCCGGAAACCAGCGATATCGTTTTCGGGGCGCTGGCTGATTTGATCAAGAATGAGGGCGCAGCGGCGCTGATCGCCACGCACAACCACGATCTGGCGCGACGTGCCGATCGGATCGTCACACTCAAAGGTGGATTGGTGGTCGATCACACGCTGTGA
- a CDS encoding HIT family protein produces the protein MTYNPSNIFAKIIAGEIPSHKVFEDDTALVMMDIFPQSRGHTLIIPKTASRNLLDADPATLSALMPLVQRIANAAKAAFSADGVRVAQFNEAPAGQTVFHLHFHVIPVFEGVPLGAHGGGQADNAELAEHAKAIAAHL, from the coding sequence ATGACCTATAATCCATCAAACATCTTCGCCAAGATCATCGCTGGCGAGATCCCGTCCCACAAGGTGTTCGAAGACGATACGGCACTGGTGATGATGGACATATTTCCCCAGTCACGCGGCCATACGCTGATCATCCCCAAGACCGCATCGCGCAATTTGCTGGACGCCGACCCGGCAACCCTGTCAGCGCTCATGCCGCTGGTTCAGCGCATCGCCAATGCCGCCAAGGCCGCATTCAGTGCCGATGGCGTGCGCGTCGCCCAGTTCAACGAAGCGCCGGCCGGGCAAACGGTGTTCCATCTGCATTTCCACGTCATACCGGTGTTTGAAGGCGTGCCATTGGGCGCCCATGGCGGTGGCCAGGCCGACAATGCCGAACTGGCAGAACACGCCAAGGCCATCGCGGCCCATCTCTAG
- a CDS encoding GNAT family N-acetyltransferase: protein MPDSGYTATIHPSTASIPAAVWNALAPSTEGKVDTPFLDHAFFLALEESGCATARTGWQPQHIVLTDANEQPVGLMPLFLKSHSMGEYVFDHGWADALERAGGSYYPKLQCSVPFTPATAPKLLVPSGSPDIRAALLSTAQRLALQRDASSVHATFVPEAEASEIEADGWLKRVDTQFHWHNDGYASFDDFLETLSSRKRKTIRRERRDALIDGLTIKWLSGKDLQEHHWDAFYDFYEDTGARKWGRPYLNREFFSRISATMADSIVLMLAYDGDEPIAGAINFVGKDRIFGRNWGCTRDVPFLHFELCYYQAIDYAIAHKLAVVEAGAQGDHKLARGYAPSSTYSVHWLAHPGLRSAVADYLEQERRAVERNQDMLDQFTPFRKGERTDR, encoded by the coding sequence TTGCCCGATAGCGGTTACACGGCCACCATCCATCCCTCGACTGCCAGCATCCCGGCGGCCGTGTGGAACGCGCTTGCACCCTCAACCGAGGGCAAGGTCGATACCCCCTTCCTAGACCACGCCTTCTTTCTTGCGCTCGAAGAATCGGGCTGTGCCACGGCACGCACCGGCTGGCAGCCCCAGCACATCGTGCTAACCGACGCGAACGAGCAGCCGGTCGGCCTGATGCCGCTGTTTCTCAAGTCGCACTCCATGGGCGAATATGTATTCGACCATGGTTGGGCCGATGCCCTTGAGCGCGCTGGCGGCAGCTACTATCCAAAGCTGCAATGCTCGGTGCCGTTCACACCCGCCACGGCCCCCAAGCTGTTGGTGCCATCGGGTAGCCCTGACATCCGTGCAGCGCTGCTCTCAACCGCCCAGCGGCTCGCGCTGCAGCGCGACGCTTCATCAGTACACGCCACCTTCGTGCCTGAAGCTGAAGCCAGTGAGATCGAGGCTGATGGCTGGCTCAAACGGGTCGACACCCAGTTCCACTGGCACAATGACGGCTATGCCAGCTTTGACGACTTCCTTGAAACGCTCTCCTCGCGCAAGCGCAAGACCATACGGCGCGAACGCCGTGATGCACTGATCGATGGTCTGACCATCAAGTGGCTCTCGGGCAAAGATCTGCAGGAGCACCACTGGGACGCTTTCTACGATTTCTATGAGGATACCGGCGCCCGCAAATGGGGCCGCCCCTACCTCAACCGCGAATTTTTCTCGCGCATCAGCGCCACCATGGCCGACTCAATCGTCTTGATGCTGGCCTATGACGGCGACGAGCCGATCGCCGGCGCCATCAATTTTGTGGGCAAGGATCGCATCTTCGGCCGTAACTGGGGCTGCACCCGCGACGTGCCGTTTTTGCACTTCGAGCTCTGCTACTATCAGGCCATCGATTACGCCATCGCCCACAAGCTGGCAGTTGTCGAAGCTGGCGCGCAGGGCGACCACAAGCTGGCGCGCGGATATGCGCCCTCCAGCACCTATTCAGTGCACTGGCTTGCTCACCCCGGCTTGCGGTCCGCTGTTGCCGATTATCTTGAGCAAGAGCGCCGGGCCGTAGAACGCAATCAGGACATGCTCGACCAGTTCACCCCGTTTCGCAAAGGCGAGCGGACCGACCGCTGA
- a CDS encoding glycerophosphodiester phosphodiesterase family protein, which yields MTDTLFPRPIAHRGLHDKAAGIIENSASAFEAAIAGDFAIECDVQLTRDSVPVVFHDDAMERLIGLPGPIADASADQVTGTALLGSAAGDKPQRFTNFLAQISGRTLLQIELKQQRDATSTQLLARSVAESLADYAGPVTIESFDPALLTAIRECGFGGPRGIITYAYPDDDETSQLNDEQRYTLRHLLHWHETQFDFISCHHLALELPAIKFWRALGKPVTAWTIRSKVEAAAARPHMDQIVFEGFNPDIAR from the coding sequence ATGACCGACACCCTGTTTCCCCGCCCAATCGCGCACCGCGGCCTGCATGACAAGGCCGCGGGCATCATCGAAAACAGTGCATCGGCCTTTGAGGCTGCAATTGCCGGCGATTTCGCCATTGAGTGCGATGTCCAATTGACCCGCGATAGCGTGCCGGTCGTGTTCCACGACGATGCGATGGAACGCCTGATTGGCCTGCCTGGCCCGATTGCCGACGCCAGCGCTGATCAGGTCACCGGCACAGCCCTGCTGGGCAGCGCTGCGGGCGACAAGCCGCAACGCTTCACCAACTTCCTCGCCCAGATCAGCGGCCGCACGCTGCTGCAGATCGAGCTCAAGCAGCAACGCGATGCTACCAGTACCCAGTTGCTGGCACGCAGCGTTGCAGAAAGCCTGGCCGACTACGCGGGTCCGGTGACCATCGAATCATTTGATCCGGCGCTGCTTACCGCCATCCGCGAGTGTGGATTTGGTGGGCCACGCGGCATCATCACCTATGCCTATCCTGACGACGACGAAACCAGCCAGTTGAACGATGAGCAGCGCTACACCCTGCGTCATCTGCTGCACTGGCACGAAACCCAGTTCGATTTCATTTCTTGCCATCATCTGGCGCTGGAGCTGCCCGCGATCAAGTTCTGGCGAGCACTGGGAAAGCCCGTGACGGCGTGGACAATTCGGTCCAAGGTTGAAGCGGCGGCCGCTCGGCCCCATATGGACCAGATCGTCTTCGAAGGTTTCAATCCCGACATTGCCCGATAG
- a CDS encoding RidA family protein yields the protein MTSPIEKLREFGYELPAPKAPVASYVPVNRSGNMLYVSGQLSANETGVVTGLLGDNMNVVQGGNAAELAALNILSQIVHGAGVPLEDIKRIVKITVLVASTPEFTEQHLVANGCSNMLVAVLGDKGKHARAAFGVASLPFGAAVEIEAVVEV from the coding sequence ATGACCAGCCCGATCGAAAAACTCCGCGAATTTGGCTACGAGCTGCCCGCCCCCAAGGCGCCCGTTGCCAGCTATGTCCCGGTCAATCGCAGCGGCAACATGCTTTATGTGTCCGGTCAGCTCTCGGCCAATGAAACTGGCGTGGTGACCGGTCTGCTCGGCGACAACATGAATGTGGTTCAGGGCGGCAACGCCGCCGAACTGGCTGCACTGAACATCCTGTCGCAGATCGTCCACGGCGCCGGCGTACCGCTCGAAGACATCAAGCGTATCGTCAAGATTACGGTTCTGGTGGCATCGACCCCCGAATTTACTGAACAGCACCTGGTAGCCAATGGCTGCTCCAACATGCTGGTCGCCGTTCTGGGCGACAAGGGCAAGCACGCCCGGGCCGCTTTCGGCGTCGCCTCCCTGCCCTTCGGCGCAGCGGTAGAAATCGAAGCGGTAGTCGAGGTCTAG
- a CDS encoding DNA polymerase IV — MALDWLCRDCLEHGTLESAPTRCPACGSPRLRCHDELFSLSTAHVDCDAFYASVEKRDDPSLRDKPLIIGGGTRGVVSTCCYIARQSGVRSAMPMFKARELCPDAVIIKPNMAKYVDVSRQIRAHMDALTPLVEPISIDEAFLDMAGTQSLHKAPPAVVLARFARTIATEIGVSISVGLSHNKFLAKVASDLDKPRGFAVIGAAETVAFLAPKPISLIYGVGKVLTENLRKDGLVTIGQLQNESPERLMRRYGETGARLARLSRGEDSRRISTSGEMKTISSETTFNTDMASLDALSTELLKVTERLSERLKAKNVVGDTVTLKLKSAGFRLRTRARHLMIPTQLANVIYQTGLSLLEREIDGTAFRLIGIGVSGIDAADGSDPADLLEPAVARKAAAERAMDRVRSRFGREAVVRGKLYKHPPAPPTDPEDDQTEGKTK, encoded by the coding sequence TTGGCGCTCGATTGGCTTTGTCGGGACTGCCTTGAGCATGGCACACTGGAGAGCGCGCCAACGCGTTGTCCGGCCTGCGGCTCGCCGCGCCTGCGCTGCCACGATGAACTGTTTTCGCTCAGCACCGCCCATGTCGACTGCGATGCCTTTTATGCCTCGGTCGAAAAACGCGATGATCCCAGCCTGCGCGACAAGCCGCTGATTATCGGTGGTGGTACCCGTGGCGTCGTCTCGACCTGCTGCTATATCGCCCGCCAGTCGGGCGTCCGCTCCGCCATGCCAATGTTCAAGGCGCGCGAACTGTGTCCCGACGCGGTCATCATCAAGCCCAACATGGCCAAATATGTCGACGTCAGTCGGCAGATCCGCGCCCACATGGATGCTCTGACGCCATTGGTCGAGCCAATCTCGATTGACGAGGCCTTTCTCGATATGGCGGGCACCCAATCATTGCACAAGGCGCCACCAGCCGTGGTGCTGGCCCGGTTTGCCCGCACTATAGCCACCGAAATCGGTGTCTCCATTTCCGTGGGCCTCAGCCACAACAAATTTCTCGCCAAGGTCGCCTCCGATCTCGACAAGCCGCGCGGCTTTGCCGTTATCGGCGCCGCTGAGACGGTAGCCTTCCTCGCGCCCAAGCCCATCAGCCTGATCTATGGTGTGGGCAAGGTACTCACCGAAAATCTGCGCAAGGACGGGCTGGTGACCATCGGCCAGCTCCAAAACGAATCCCCGGAACGCCTGATGCGTCGCTATGGCGAGACCGGCGCACGTTTGGCTCGGCTATCCCGCGGCGAGGATAGCCGCCGCATTTCGACCAGTGGCGAAATGAAGACCATCTCCTCTGAAACCACTTTCAACACCGACATGGCTTCGCTGGACGCGCTGTCCACCGAATTGCTCAAGGTCACCGAGCGCCTGTCGGAACGGCTCAAGGCCAAGAATGTGGTGGGGGATACTGTCACCCTAAAGTTGAAATCGGCGGGTTTCCGCTTGCGCACCCGTGCGCGGCACTTGATGATCCCCACCCAACTTGCCAATGTCATTTATCAAACAGGGTTGTCCCTGCTCGAACGCGAGATTGATGGCACAGCTTTTCGGCTGATTGGAATCGGCGTTTCGGGTATCGATGCCGCCGATGGCAGCGATCCCGCTGATTTGCTGGAACCGGCTGTGGCTCGCAAGGCAGCGGCAGAACGCGCCATGGACCGTGTCCGCTCCCGCTTTGGCCGCGAGGCCGTTGTACGCGGCAAACTTTACAAACATCCGCCGGCGCCGCCGACGGACCCAGAAGACGATCAAACCGAAGGCAAGACCAAATGA